A window from Candidatus Saganbacteria bacterium encodes these proteins:
- a CDS encoding threonylcarbamoyl-AMP synthase: MQKLKINKSSVKKAKEIIQAGGVIIFPTETVYGIGTSIKSKKGIKRIFEIKNRPKDKQLQVLISDLKQLKDLAVSIPAYAKDLMAEYWPGPLTLVLKKKGGGTIGVRMPYHVELLKILQDCGPMFATSANVSGCPAPTSASEVKIEADLLLDGGKCKFKLASTVIDATSKPPTVLRHGKIKIKN; the protein is encoded by the coding sequence TTGCAAAAGCTCAAAATCAATAAATCATCCGTTAAAAAAGCGAAAGAAATAATTCAAGCCGGCGGGGTCATAATATTTCCGACGGAAACCGTATACGGAATCGGAACTTCGATAAAGTCCAAAAAAGGCATAAAACGCATATTTGAAATAAAAAATAGACCAAAAGATAAACAACTTCAGGTATTAATTTCAGATCTAAAACAATTAAAAGATTTAGCAGTTAGTATTCCAGCATATGCAAAAGACCTAATGGCCGAATATTGGCCAGGACCTCTTACCCTCGTTTTAAAGAAGAAAGGAGGAGGCACGATCGGCGTTCGAATGCCATACCATGTTGAATTACTTAAAATATTACAGGATTGCGGGCCTATGTTTGCTACATCCGCGAATGTTTCCGGTTGCCCTGCCCCGACTTCGGCATCGGAAGTTAAAATAGAAGCAGACCTATTATTGGACGGCGGCAAGTGCAAATTTAAATTGGCTTCAACTGTAATTGATGCGACGTCAAAACCCCCAACAGTTCTCCGACATGGAAAAATTAAAATTAAAAATTAA
- the prmC gene encoding peptide chain release factor N(5)-glutamine methyltransferase → MNDLTQNEEEIIICEALGIDKAELISHPELLKKDDPRYKEFKNRIDKNEPLAYITGIQPFYGFNFFVDKSVLIPRPETELLVEICLDTLMPGHNKNQSILDIGTGSGAIAVCLAKYLENAAITAIDISKESLAISKKNSDHHNVSHRIKHAHSDLFESIKPKRFDAIISNPPYIPSGDIEELEPNVRDHEPRLALDGGIDGLNIIRDIIKGSKDYLKPNGYLFLELGCGQSEQVKKLLEDAGYKNIRIIKDYAGIDRIAKAQNQ, encoded by the coding sequence ATGAACGATCTAACACAAAACGAAGAAGAGATAATTATTTGCGAGGCTCTGGGTATCGATAAGGCCGAGCTTATTTCGCATCCTGAACTTTTAAAGAAAGACGATCCAAGATATAAAGAATTTAAAAATCGCATCGATAAAAACGAACCCCTAGCCTATATCACAGGAATACAGCCTTTTTACGGGTTCAATTTCTTTGTCGATAAGTCTGTATTGATCCCTCGCCCTGAAACGGAACTATTAGTCGAAATATGCCTCGATACGTTAATGCCGGGACACAATAAAAACCAATCGATTTTGGATATCGGGACGGGATCGGGAGCGATCGCTGTCTGCCTGGCAAAATATCTGGAGAACGCAGCCATAACCGCGATCGATATTTCAAAGGAATCTCTTGCAATATCTAAGAAAAACTCCGACCACCACAATGTTTCCCATAGGATCAAACACGCGCATAGCGATCTTTTTGAGTCTATCAAACCCAAAAGATTTGACGCGATAATTTCAAATCCTCCATATATTCCGTCCGGAGATATTGAGGAGCTTGAGCCTAATGTCCGCGATCATGAGCCTAGACTTGCTTTGGATGGCGGCATTGACGGGCTAAACATAATAAGGGATATTATCAAAGGATCAAAAGATTATTTAAAGCCTAATGGTTATCTTTTTTTGGAACTCGGTTGTGGACAATCCGAACAAGTGAAAAAACTATTGGAAGACGCGGGTTACAAGAATATCCGGATAATTAAAGATTACGCGGGGATAGATAGGATTGCAAAAGCTCAAAATCAATAA